In Brachyhypopomus gauderio isolate BG-103 chromosome 18, BGAUD_0.2, whole genome shotgun sequence, the sequence AATCAGCGTAACAGGTAAAATTACACAAACTTCATTATACAGCAGTATTATACACACTCCTTTAAGTAATTGGGAAGAAAGTAAATTATTACATTAAATATAAAATGGTGTACAAAATAGTAACTTTGTGATTTGAGAGTCAAGTAACTTAATTTCAGTAGTGTAATTTACAGTTTCAATACAAAACCTCTGCTTAAAAAGTCAATGGAAATAATCTAtggaaaaaaaatacatattaaaaaAACAGATTATGCTTATAATACAGCTTAGCTAGACACCACAATTGTTTAGAATACAAATATTACCCAATGGTTTGACTAGGTGGGAAAGTGCTTGCCAATGGGAAATGGTGATGtctaattttatttaatggccTAAAGCCTACGTTTTCTACAGGCAGAAGCTTCAGACTGAAACTGATGTTATAATGGAATATCACAGGGAAGATAATACAGTTATAActagacactgtgtgtgtaccagAGCATTCTTTGCCCGATGCACTGCGACCTCCAGCATGGTCCGATCAGACAGAATCTGCTGTAAAGTTGCAAAGTCCATTTCTAACAGCatccctacacacatacacacacgatcaCCATGCATTATAAACCCACACTATTTTACAAACATTACAGAAAAATACATCCTTAAgctatatataaacacacacagttcaccaCTACACACCTGAAGAGCTCACCTGTGATGTCAGCGCAGTGGGATGGCTCCATGTCTTGTATGAGGACAAACAGCCTCTCCCCCATAGCCTCCAATTCCTCTTTGTCAGAGCTGTCACTCATGTCCGGCTCCTCCTGGTGCCGCCTAGTGGTGACATTGTGAAAGTACACTCACAAACGCAGCTCGGGCAGGGGTCTCTTCTGAAGTCTGACTGACACCTATTACTTATCTGTTGCTGGCCAGCTGTGCTCAAAAGCCTCATTTGAAATCTCCAGCAGGTGTATGAAAAAATTTCAAATGGCATCTAGTTGCAGTTGTGCAAATACTGAACCTCTAAGGTCCCCAGTCTTTGCAAAAATCATGGACTGGCACTAAAGTCTCTGTAAGAAGTGACATATTGTCTTTAGGTATGTGAGGTTGTAAAGCTTCAATCACCTTGCAATCTTCTGTCCACTAAAAACTCACAGACACCACTGACTTTACCCTGCTGCAATTCAAACCTGACCCTCAATTAATATGTCTTCCCCTGGCATTACTGAGTTGTGTTTAGCAATGTGTACTTCAGTCAAATGTATACTGTATAAGTAGTTCTGTTGTGATCATTTGATGAGCAGTAATAAAAACACACGCTCACTCCTGTAAAGTTTTCAGGGCCATTTTGATCTTCTCCTCCAGCAAGGCGGGGTCTGAAAGCAGATGTAGCACCGCCTCCTTTTTCTGCTCCAATAGCATACCTGCCAAGTTCACAGAGCAAGGCCGGTTCATTTTCAAAGCGACTTAAAAGACAAGCAGTCAGATTCTAGCCAATAATTGGCAAGTGTACAAGGATGATGCATGTGTGGTATAATGAATCAGAAAAATGAATGGACTCATGACCTGTTATTTTCTGAGTGTGCCCAGTGTTGTAGAGGTCGATGAGGTCAAAGAGTTTATCACCCAGAGAGTCCGAGGACACTGAGTCTGCTTCTTCAGGTTGTGATGGCAATGTACTGACGTCAAGAGATCAGACAAACACAGCACATTTATTTAACATTacacttgtgtttgtgtgtgtgtatgtgaaagagaTAATTTGTGGTTGTGCATATTTCTTTCACCTGTTTTATTGTTGTCAGATAAGTGAGTGAATGTGCGAGTTACATGTTATCAAACAGCAGGGCAGAGTACAACTTTCATGTGTACAATACctgttgtcagtgtgtgtgcgtgcacatgtaTTACATGGGAGGTTTCAAgacagtgagagtgagtgtgttttATCTGCTGTCAGAATACAGGACTGTGCATGTGTTCTGTTGTCAGGTTACaaggctgtatgtgtgtgttacatgtcaGGATGCAGGCTTGtgtgtcaaatttatttatatagcgctttttacaataaatgttgtcacaaagcagctttacaatcacaTGGGACCAGatacctaatgagcaagccaggtgCGACAGTGGCTCCCTATATTAGTGAGGATTAGGAataaaccttgggaggaccaagactcaaaaaggaacccattctccattgggcagcccagctagtagaagtccatatttatagttctaatatagttctatagttatagttctaattccaggctgtgtgtgtgtgtgtgttacctgtcagTATGCAGGGCTGTCAGAGCCCTGTCCAGTGCTTTAGTTAGGAGAGCTTCATCCTGAagcatctgaccaatcacagctctCGGTAACTCCAGCAGCATACCTACAACCAGTCACAGCATCCAGCACTAAACTCAGCCAACCAGAAATTATAATACTTTTCTTTGTATATATTAGAGAATGCACTTCATAAACACACTCATGATATGCCACTGCTGATCCATGACATATCAGCTTATGAATCATAGACAAACAACTGTGCCTTATCATAAATGCAATCAAAACCATACATTCTTTATTATGTTTAATTTAGTCTTTATCCTAACGCATGCAAGCCAAGATCTAACAATATTGCTGCGAGGCTCCACCTGTTAATTTTGCAGCCATGTCGGAGTGTTTAAGATAAATCAGATCATACAGTTTCTCGCCAAGCGACTCCAGGTCCTCTTC encodes:
- the LOC143482321 gene encoding uncharacterized protein LOC143482321 isoform X3; translation: MLLELPRAVIGQMLQDEALLTKALDRALTALHTDSTLPSQPEEADSVSSDSLGDKLFDLIDLYNTGHTQKITGMLLEQKKEAVLHLLSDPALLEEKIKMALKTLQERHQEEPDMSDSSDKEELEAMGERLFVLIQDMEPSHCADITGMLLEMDFATLQQILSDRTMLEVAVHRAKNALDGALTQAQLETP
- the LOC143482321 gene encoding uncharacterized protein LOC143482321 isoform X1, yielding MGCELKTHTHTLVMDTEEDLESLGEKLYDLIYLKHSDMAAKLTGMLLELPRAVIGQMLQDEALLTKALDRALTALHTDSTLPSQPEEADSVSSDSLGDKLFDLIDLYNTGHTQKITGMLLEQKKEAVLHLLSDPALLEEKIKMALKTLQERHQEEPDMSDSSDKEELEAMGERLFVLIQDMEPSHCADITGMLLEMDFATLQQILSDRTMLEVAVHRAKNALDGALTQAQLETP
- the LOC143482321 gene encoding uncharacterized protein LOC143482321 isoform X2, producing MGCELKTHTHTLVMDTEEDLESLGEKLYDLIYLKHSDMAAKLTGMLLELPRAVIGQMLQDEALLTKALDRALTALHTDSTLPSQPEEADSVSSDSLGDKLFDLIDLYNTGHTQKITGMLLEQKKEAVLHLLSDPALLEEKIKMALKTLQERHQEEPDMSDSSDKEELEAMGERLFVLIQDMEPSHCADITGELFRDAVRNGLCNFTADSV